TGCTTTCTTTGTTTCACATTCATGTCGCGTTCCGAGTCCGACGACGCGTGTTTCGAACCGTCAAACCAGGAGCCCTCCCTCTTCGTATGATGCGTGTTTCTCACCCCTGAAACTAATTCTCTGTAGCGGAAGGATTTAGCTTTGCCCGTTTCGGATTTTGCATTCTGGCGATTCTCATGTTGCCGGTTAAATCGATCCAGGTCGCGTGGAGACACATTTTTCTCCCGCTTCAGCGGAATAAAGGCGGGCGAACGCAGCGGTGAGCCGGGCTTTCCCGCGCCTTTTGAGTCAGAGCTCTCGTTGATTTCTGGTCAAAGGAATCTTCTTTTCTGGCAAACAGGTCTCTCCTGTCGATCTTCTTGCTTTATCAGTCCCGTGTGTCGGTCTCTTTTCATTTTCAACGCACCGTCTCCAGCTCTCGTTGCTTGCCGTGTCGGGTTTCCGATCGTTCGGCGGTAGACAATCGATTTTTCGCTGCCTTTCTTCAAAAGGGTTGTTTCGCATCCCGTGCGGAATCGGAAAAGAGTTAACAAGTCACCCTGGTGGCCTAATCCCCGGTTTCCGCTTGCCGATTTCCGCTGTGGAATAGGTTGCCGCGCGCCTTGTCTCACGGTCCAGCTTTCTTTCGCGATATTTCGGTCATTTTccagctctgcggcgctgcatgTGTCCGCCACCCCAGCACATCCATGTACATTTTGTTTTCAAGTTTTTCACCTCTGTATTTCTTTCGTCCCCGTGTAGCCTCTCTTCAGGCTTTGGCGGCATGGACTGAGCGCGCGGATGAGCACGCTGGagtttttcctctctgctggAACTCACGTATACAAGCCTGCCGCTCGACAACGCTCTTTTCCTGTGATACTCCTGCTGTCGACTCTTTATGCATGTCTATGTGTatgtctctctgcatgcacagGGCTACAGCTTCTCTCCGTTCTGGCCTGCGCGTGCACGTGTCCGTGTCTAGAGTTTAAGCGTGTGAACCGAGCCTTTCGCCTCCGGCCGTCGACGCAGCCATGGAGCTCGGGAGCTACGCAGAGcgccagaggcagcgcgacCCCCTCAACGTGGAGCAGgagccgccggccgcgttcagccagcaggcggcgtcgcgcgccagTGCGCTTCGCTcagccttcgccggcggctggcTTGGCGGAGACACTCgtggcgcggacgcgctggcagaagacgcggaatTCGCCATCTCGGGGTACTCGCCATACGACGTCGCGTACCGAGGTaggcctgcgcccgcgtcgcggctcCGCGACGTCCTGTCGCTCCCGAGCGCAGACGATtcagccgccagcgcctctcgaGCAGGAAGATCTGCGGGTTTCGCGCGCTGAGCACGGTCTGGCTCTAAGGCGCACTGAAGGCGTCGCGGATGCAGACTGGAACGACGGAACGGCTCTGGAATCCTGGAGTGCTGTCGGTGCCTCGGCCTCAGTCCCGATGtactcgccgtcgcctgggcgctggcgaagcgcctcgctggcTTATTACCTGCCGCTGAAATCCGCGAACTCTCGCGGTAGCCTCGAACGCTGTAGCGCCAGTTGCCAGCGAATCTCTCTCTTGAGTACTACACGGACTTACAGGCCTGTGCGCGAGTGCATATATCcgcatacatatgtatatatttattgaTATGGAagcgtgtatatatgtatgcagcGTAACTGAGGAGGGAAGTAAGGTGTTTccggtctcctctctttATGCCCGCTTCCTGACGCAAAAAGGCGTCTGAGCACGCGGTGCTATAGCTGCATTTGTTTCGCGGATGCAGCTTCTCGGTTGCGGACTAGGCGCACAGATGGTTGATTCAGTTTTtgtcgctttttttctcttcagggCAGGCGTACGGAGACAGCGCACTGGTCGGGCGGGCTGGCACGGGTGGCTCAAAGACGAGTCGCGTGGCCTTCCTTTTCGTGGGAGTTCTCATCGCAATCTCGTCGGCCTACTTCCTTTTCCACCAAACTGCAACTCGTAAGGCTGCTCCGTATCCTCCACATTTGAAggtgcatatatatttatacatatgtCGTTGATATATATGTCAACTCCGGTGTAAAGTTGGTGAACTCCGCGCCATAGTGTTCGCAGGAGCTGATATGGCACCCGGCGCAGATAAGACGTGCACTGTCTGTAGCGCAGAGTCGATCTTTGAACGTGGAAGATGGGTATGGAggcatagatatatagacacaggcgccagaggaggcgggcaACGTCTAAAAGGACTGCGACTTCACGCGTTTCATCACCCAGCTTTGCTGGGCTGCCAtgctgaggcggcggcgctccgcgcgtcgcgcctctcgcctaCCTCCGAGGTAGCCTGACCCGCAGACAGAGTTCCTTTCCGTTTGGTGTTTTGCGCAACCCTAAACCTTTAAAGGATTGGgccctcccgcgccgccggagtcAGCGGAATCCAGAGATGTTTGCTTGTCTGTTTTTTCCAGCGCACATTGTCTCGacgagcgaaggcgacccATGCGTAGTTGACCGCTCACCCGGGTGCGCAGCGTACCCCTTTTACGACGGATTTGACAGTaagcggcgttcgcggcgtTGATGATGAGGGCGACTGAAAAGCAGGAAGGAGCGCGCCTGGGCGcgttctcgctctcgctttTTTATCTATAttcataaatatatatatgtgtgtgtaaaTGCACATGCTGAGAGGGGAGAACTGCGTGAGAGGACGGTTTTGGGGTGTATGGCGTAGTTCATAGCTTGCGTGTCGTGTGGGCATGCGGGCAACCGTGGACTCGTCCTCATATCTACATGTCTACCTGCATGTGTATGCGTAAGGAATATTTCGCCAGGCGCATATTCGTCTGTGTCGTGTACCGACGGCTTTAACAGTCTCTTGTACgcgtatatgcatgcatgcatatttaTAACTATAAATATGCAGATGAGAGCAGACGTTTGTGAACTGAGTTTAGTTGGCATCTGCATAAGGACGGAACTCTGTGTCTTTGTGGACTCTCTCAGGTGGTCTGGTGCGAATGATTGACGCAGACACGACGACGAATAATTTCCTATTTCGTTCAGCGATGCCGCTCGATCCTCTAACTCGTATGTCACTTTGTTCGAAGATTTTTTTTCGAGTTGCTCAGCTTACCAGCACTTTGGAACGCCAAAAATGGCTTACCAGTCGACACAGGGGAATCCGGGACTCTGGCCGCATCCTCGATCGTGTTTTGAAGTCTGTTTCGATTCTCTTTTTTATGTTGTTGATAGTGCCGGCGTTGAAAAAAGTGGTCCCGTGGTCAGCCTTCAGCGCGAGCCTGAGCTGAAAGTCGTTCTCGGTCCCTCTTGGCGTACCGAAAGACGGAGGCACTCATGTGTCATGTCACGCAAGCTCGGATGGCGCTTCCCGTCTTCCCCCACCGTGGGTCTTTATTATCATATGTAGACAGGTACATGTTCGTGCAGTCATATGTGTTTGCCTGCGTGAGTGTCGCGAAACTCCTCCGACATCTAGAGAGACGGGGCTGGACGGCGAGGCGTTTCAACTTTCTTTCAGACAATCTCGCACTCTACAAGGCGCAGATGGCGGTCGCTGAACAGGCTGAACGcaacgcgctgcagctgcctgcgcgcgccaaaatgctcttcttctccttccagTGGGACGGCTACAACGGCCCGGTAGGCAGAGCTGAATCTACACCGCGAAATAAAGGCGGCTCATGTGCCGGTTTAGGTGTTGCAAGGTAGATCCTCGTTTGCATGACCCCGAATACGGGTTGCCGCGTCTCAGCCTTTCCGCGTTTACGAGATACGCGCTttcgtcgcctcttcgcgtgTTTCCTCCAAAGTCTTTCTCGCAGCAGGACGCTGTGCGCTGTCCTGCGGCTTCTGACGGATTTGTTTGTGGTTTTTGCGGGGTGGGTGTGCCTATTTAGCTGTTTGAGCGCTGCGAAGTCGCGAGAGAGGCctgccaggcgcgcgcggtcgcgggccTCGGGGCTGTTCACTGGCCGCTGTTTGGTCAGAACGTTAATCCGTTCAGTCTGCCGGAGGAGGTGAGttgaggcggagacgcgcctgaAAAACGAGGCAGCTGTCGGCAACCGGATTCAGCGGGAATCAGACACAACCGGGGCAAAACGAGAGACTCAAGCTCTTAGAAAAGGCTGTCGCTCGGTCCCGCCGCGTATGAAGTGGTAGAAGACGGAGGAGAAGCAAAAGAAAGCAAGAGAAAGGGAGAATTGTGGTGTCGCCCGCAACACGTCGGCGAAGCGGTGCATCTCAAGGTTCGAAAATACTCGCATGCGAGGACAGCTGTGATCGTAAACCGCAGAACTGTCACATCAGATTGGATTTGAGGCACTCCCGAGGCCTTGCTTCACTTCAGCTGCTCAGTACTTTCTTCTTATGCCGGAAGCGTCACTGTTTTCGCGGAGGGCGCTTTATTTCTCCTGGAGATGGCGAAGGCTGTGCGCATCCGCGAGTTCACGTGTTTTCTGGCTTTCgctgcggtgtacgtacacctcagACCCGAACCGAACTGGCTCGGACTTTCCCTGACTGGGACGTCGACGCGCTGGACCAGAAAGTTTCCCTGCTGCACCAAGTGGTGCACGTCTCGACCAAGGAGAACACGGCAATCTTTACCACGGAGGACGGGCAGTCTCTCtttgctgcgcctgcggtcgCTCAGAGTGCGTCGGGGCTGGGGAAGGGCGCCAgctccgcgggctcgcctgTGAACGAAGGAGCCGACGCGCAAGCctctgccgcagacgacgatACCCCCGTCATCGCCGTGATCCACTGCCACCACGGGTCCGACCgaacaggcgccgcgactgcggccTACAAAATGCGGTACCTCGGGTTTTCCCTCGACGCAGTCTTTCGCGAGAACCGAGTgagccgcccgccgctggaACATCCGACAAAGAGAGCAGTGCTTCAGACCCGGGGGTGGGGGTAGGGTGAGCAAGAGTGGACGGGCGTGCGCAAGGTGGTAACTACGCACGTGTTTCGGAGGGGCACGGGTACGCGACGTTTCTTTGCCTCGAGGGATGAGTCGTGTGAGAATAAAACAGACTTCCTCCACTAGGCGGCTTAATGGGGACTCCACTGCCGGTTGAGCTGCAAAGCCGGCATCcgacagcagctgcgtgcggcAGCTTGCCTAGACGGGTGTGTCGCTTTTTCTGTTGGTCTGTGCAGGCGCTCGGGCAGCGCCTTCTCGAGAGCCTCTACGCGATGATGTGGTATTGTCTGTATCTCGAAACGGCGCTGGAGATAAAAACCGCCGCGTGCCACGACGTCATCGCCGCACACCCCGATCTCGCCTTCGTGTCCAACggccacgcgccgcagaccccGCCGGGTGTCCTGCCCCTGGtccccgtccccccctcaGTCCCGGGCCCGCGCCTCGTGggccccgccggcgcgcaggtgaccgcgcgggcgccggccgcgtcgATCCGCGGGgcagtctctgcgcggccagAGCCAGCTGGCCCGAGCCcgaacgcgccgcaggccccgccggcagcaggtggaggaggcgcgagcgccgcgccggaaacgaccgcagccgcaggcgtgcgcagcgccaACGACCCCCTcgggccgcgagggcgatgGAGCCCAGACGTGTCTGGCGGGCTCGCGGGCCAGCCCGCCAGCCAACCCGCTAGCCAGCCCACTAGCCAGCCTGTTAGTGGGGCCACGCCGGCGTCtgtgcagacgccgcagctcgcttcACAGGGAGAGAGTCCGAGCGGGTATTCCGTTGTGCTGCCTGACAAGTTTGCGAGCGAGGCACAGAGTCGAGGGGAGTCGCCCGAGCAGGCCGCGCTGGCAGCGCAGTGGGAGAGAAAGCCGAGCCTAGAAAAGCACGGTCCCCCTGtgcggccgtcgctcgcggaggtGCCGCCTTTGGAGGCGAGCTCCTGGGGCGACTCCGCGGGGAAGGTGAACTGAAAGTGGCCTGAGCTTCCAGCGAACGAAGAAAGCTCCACGCGCCTGGCGTGGTTTCGCTTGTTTTGGAGGATTCGACGAGGCCTCAGGGGTTTTGTGGGGAGGAGAAAAAGGCATCGACGCGTTCGGCGGCGGTTAGAAAGGGAGCATCTGAAGGGCATTTTGTCCAGACGCGGGGCGAGTCTCGTCAGGTGTATGTGCAGGCGACATGTAGGCATGGCCCTAAGGCGCTGATCCAAatgaagacgcagcagagcggcGTTTCGTAGTTCCGCCGCACACTGATATCGATCTTCGTGGCTCGATTCGCGATTGTTTGATAAAAAGGGAAGatgcgctgccgcgcgtcgtGCTTTCGCGAGCCTGTGGGCGTGCGAGTGGATTCTAGTGTGGAGGCGAACGCCCCGTAGATgcaaatatatgtatgtataactGATGCATGTAAGTCTACATGTCTTTGACGAGTGCGCGTCTCGATTCTACGGCGTCTCGATCgactgcgcggcggcaacaGCGCCAGACTCTTGTGGATTTCGCACCTGACTCGAGTGGAGAAACGAGAATTTCTTAGTTGTCGTCTCAGACATGAAACGCGACCcaaaggcgcggcggcggagcgcccCGAGCCGGAGTCCATGCATGCGTTGCGTTCAGCGCTGTGTGTGCAAGTACTCTTTGTTTTAGCACAAATCTGTAAATTCATGTAGTCGCTCTAAACACCGTCACCAGGCGCActcgtatatatatatatatatgtggagGCAGGCATGCGCTTTCCTCCGGCGGAGACTCAGTAACTGAGCTATGCAGGTGTCCGCACGTAGGAtgtgagagagagacatacatatatatatatataatgtGTATGTGCATCGGCTATTGTAGACGGATGAATACTCAGCCAGACTGCTACTGGTGCAACGAGAACTTCGCTCTATGCTTTGCCGAGCAAACGTTGTATTTTTAGCCTGAATTTCTTTCATGGCGAGACGTCTCCAGCGGAGCGTTGGCCGCCCGGGAtctgaggcgcgcgcggggtcTCTACAGGCTTGAACCGACAGCATTGACGTGAGTGGAGCagtgcgcgcgggcgccagaaGCAGAGAATAAATATCGACATGCCGCAAACCTTCACATGTATTTACACACCGACATACACACTTGAATCAATACCCAAACAGACACtagatgcatgcgcgcctgaTGGCAGAGGTAGGCCACCCAGAGATGTCGAGTGATGTTTCTTGTCAATGCCCAGTTTCTGTTTCaccgcgcgggcgcttcgcCAGGGCTCCTCTCGAGGCCAAGGGCTGCCGCGTCGGCCCGCAGGACGCCAGCTACTGCCTCgagcagcagacggcggaAAACGTCTGAGACGACTGCGGGGAGCGCCTCCAGAGAGAGATTTTCGTCGTGGGCCAGCAGGGTCTCGAGaccgtctccgcggtcgcgcggcgagctttCTGTCTGCCAATCGCTCTAAAAATGCACACGTGCAGCGCCGAGGTGGCGACAAAGTGTGTCAACTGCCGCACAGAGGGCGCGTCTTCTCAGGTGAAGTGACAAGAGTCGTCGCAGGTGCGCGGAGACAACCTAGGCGAGACGCGTGTAGCAAAGAAACAacacatataaatatatatattgtttCACATATGtctacgcatatatatatatatatatatatatatatatgcatacatatacacgtatCGACACATATCTGTATCCATGTGATATATATAATATCGCATCTCACGGACTTTGGCAagcgcggcaggcagcgTCGGGACGCAGTCGAGGAAGTTGGCGGTGAGAGGCGACCAGTTTTTGAAATCTTCGCGGAGCGTGAGACCGGGTACCGCGTAGGTTGCAtgtgcggcgggcgcgccgttcgccgctgcgcaggccaTACAagggcgcgcgcctcacggCGTTTTTggtgcgctgccgcagagacagtTTCGCCCGTCTGCAGAGAAGTCCCACTACCCCCGACTGGAGGCAGAAACGCCGGTCACTCAGAGGACAGGCACGCGTCTTCAGACAGAGTTCATCCACGTGCGTACGGCGCTCGTGGATGTGCAAGTTTTTTCCTCCGTATTTTGACTCCGTATTTTGAAGCAGTAAACAGGTTACGTTGTTTCTGAGGTCGTGCAGAAGGAAGCCACGAGAGCGCCACAGCAGGAAGGCACCAAGTAAATTCGATTCCTTCAGTCTGGCTGCAAACGGAACACGCTAGCCCAAATTCGAATTCGCTCTGAAGGTGCATCTTGCTCAACGGCGTAAGCGACGTCACGCACAGTAGACTATGCGCGCCGCCTGAATCTCCAGAGAGAGCCTCGTAGAGACGATCGAAGCGTCAAGCGCATCGATATAGGGAAACACACAAAGGCGCACATTCACATCTATATAGTTATATTATTATATATAGCCTGGTAGCAGTCTGTGGACACCTCAAGCGTACTGTTTGGGTATTTAtctgctgcgctcgcctcgagggcctgcgggctcgcggcggtAGGCCGTGGCAGCCCGACAATCTCGTcgaagcgaggcgcaggtTCCTCGAGCAGCGTCTGGAGAATCTCTGCGGTCTTCTCCGAATGTAAGACGGCGTGAATCATCTCAGTCATGGTTTCCATCACGAGAGCCAAGCCGAtcggcggaagcgacgcggacggcaggcgattttcttttcctccagcggcagcaggcggatttcgttttcttcttcgagtgagaagggcggcggcgctccctcctcgccgtcgttctCCACGAGGCAGCTCGCGACGCAGATCGGAATCTCCGTCACATTCCGCACGGAGAATTCGCGCGtagaggcggcgcctgcgggcgtctgcgggaAGACCTGAAACGTGAAGGCGCAAAGACGACCAAAGATCGCGAAGATGCACACGCGAGAGCACAAGAAGCGTCGCCGATCTTCTCCGTAGTTTTCTGTAGCTGTCGAGGcacaggcgcatgcgcaggtgCCTCGCGAGACAAGCCAGACATGCACAGAGGGCGAAGCCTTcgccccgcgtcgcctccgctccaAAGCCTGCATGTGCCATTTCTGAGTCCGCCATCCACTTTTCGGATAGA
This portion of the Besnoitia besnoiti strain Bb-Ger1 chromosome VII, whole genome shotgun sequence genome encodes:
- a CDS encoding hypothetical protein (encoded by transcript BESB_080730), with the translated sequence MELGSYAERQRQRDPLNVEQEPPAAFSQQAASRASALRSAFAGGWLGGDTRGADALAEDAEFAISGYSPYDVAYRGQAYGDSALVGRAGTGGSKTSRVAFLFVGVLIAISSAYFLFHQTATPHIVSTSEGDPCVVDRSPGCAAYPFYDGFDSGLVRMIDADTTTNNFLFRSAMPLDPLTHNLALYKAQMAVAEQAERNALQLPARAKMLFFSFQWDGYNGPLFERCEVAREACQARAVAGLGAVHWPLFGQNVNPFSLPEETRTELARTFPDWDVDALDQKVSLLHQVVHVSTKENTAIFTTEDGQSLFAAPAVAQSASGLGKGASSAGSPVNEGADAQASAADDDTPVIAVIHCHHGSDRTGAATAAYKMRYLGFSLDAVFRENRALGQRLLESLYAMMWYCLYLETALEIKTAACHDVIAAHPDLAFVSNGHAPQTPPGVLPLVPVPPSVPGPRLVGPAGAQVTARAPAASIRGAVSARPEPAGPSPNAPQAPPAAGGGGASAAPETTAAAGVRSANDPLGPRGRWSPDVSGGLAGQPASQPASQPTSQPVSGATPASVQTPQLASQGESPSGYSVVLPDKFASEAQSRGESPEQAALAAQWERKPSLEKHGPPVRPSLAEVPPLEASSWGDSAGKVN